Proteins from a single region of Chelonoidis abingdonii isolate Lonesome George chromosome 20, CheloAbing_2.0, whole genome shotgun sequence:
- the TRPV3 gene encoding LOW QUALITY PROTEIN: transient receptor potential cation channel subfamily V member 3 (The sequence of the model RefSeq protein was modified relative to this genomic sequence to represent the inferred CDS: substituted 1 base at 1 genomic stop codon), with translation MLHIVMTILHVXQGHNFSSSYLCASFMGAAPELRSPWESRNMNKDNKENIPLMGKRTNTSGPPTTNHQEKKPTENTPTRKSSQFFFEIEGFESNSSPRQTSPPVFSKPMDSNIRPCASGNGEDMDSPQSLQDDITEYATNVDSYCTNMLQGDHQNNARKKLKKYMFRAVSEGNIEELQCLLVEVKERSNACRNMTVQDYLMKKLTDSDTGKTCLMKALLNINQNTNEIVKMLLSFGEENSFLERLINAKYTEEAYKGQTALNIAIERRQYDIAQTLIEKGADVNAHSQGVFFNPKHKHEGFYFGETPLALAACTNQPDIVQLLMDNRRTDITSQDSRGNNILHALVTVAEDFKTQNDFVIRMYDMILLKSKSRTLETMKNKDGLTPLQLAAKSGKLEILKYILSREIKDKPNRSLSRKFTDWAYGPVQSSLYDLTELDTTADNSLLEIIVYNTNIGNRHEMLTLEPLHSLLRMKWKKFARHMFFMSCCFYFIYNIILTLVSYYRPRRDEAPPYPLALTRNMGWLQLLAQVLIMIAAIFLAIKESVAIFLLRPSDLQSILSDAWFHFAFFIQAVLVIFSVFLYLFSYKEHLVCLVLAMALGWANMLYFTRGFQSMGIYSVMIQKVILQDVIKFLVVYIVFLLGFGVALAALIETCPNDSKCHSHRSLGAVLMELFKLTIGLGDLEIQQNSKYPVLFLLLLITYVLLTFVLLLNMLIALMGETVENISKESEHIWRLQRARTILEFEKMLPKYLKKKFQLGELCKVAENDTRVCLRINEVKWTEWKTHVSFINEDPGPTGYNRIQDTSRSNSKNTLNTFDEMDYLLETTV, from the exons ATGCTACATATTGTGATGACCATTCTTCATGTATGACAGGGTCAtaacttttcttcttcttatcTCTGTGCTAGTTTTATGGGAGCGGCACCAGAACTCAGGAGTCCCTGGGAGTCCAG GAACATGAATAAAGATAACAAAGAGAATATTCCACTCATGGGCAAGAGAACAAATACATCAGGTCCTCCCACTACAAACCACCAGGAGAAAAAGCCGACTGAAAACACTCCCACAAGGAAAAG TTCacagtttttctttgaaattgAAGGCTTTGAAAGCAATTCATCTCCAAGACAGACCTCTCCTCCTGTATTTTCAAAACCCATGGATTCAAATATTCGCCCATG TGCATCTGGAAATGGGGAAGATATGGATTCCCCACAATCTCTTCAGGACGATATTACTGAGTATGCCACAAATGTAGACAGTTATTG TACAAACATGTTGCAAGGAGATCACCAGAACAATGCCAGAAAAAAGCTGAAGAAGTATATGTTTAGGGCAGTATCTGAGGGGAATATAGAAGAATTACAATGTCTGCTTGTGGAAGTGAAGGAAAGGTCAAATGCATGTAGAAACATGACTGTGCAAG ATTATCTGATGAAAAAATTAACAGATTCAGATACTGGTAAAACCTGTCTGATGAAAGCCCTTTTGAACATCAACCAGAACACAAATGAAATAgtgaaaatgctgctttcctttggaGAAGAAAATAGTTTTTTGGAAAGGCTTATCAATGCAAAGTACACAGAAGAAGCGTACAAAG GCCAGACAGCTCTAAATATTGCTATTGAAAGAAGACAATACGATATTGCTCAGACCCTCATAGAAAAAGGAGCAGATGTCAATGCCCATTCTCAGGGTGTGTTCTTTAACCCCAAACACAAGCATGAGGGATTTTATTTCG GTGAAACTCCACTGGCATTAGCTGCATGTACTAATCAACCAGATATAGTTCAACTGCTAATGGACAATAGGAGGACTGATATTACCTCACAAGATTCACGAGGAAACAATATACTGCATGCATTAGTCACTGTAGCAGaggattttaaaacacaaaatgacTTTGTAATCCGAATGTATGATATGATTCTATTGAAAAGTAAGAGCAGAACTTTAGAGACAATGAAGAATAAAGATGGTTTAACTCCATTGCAACTAGCTGCAAAAAGTGGAAAATTAGAG ATTCTGAAATACATTCTCAGTAGAGAAATAAAAGACAAGCCAAACAGAAGCCTTTCCAGAAAATTCACAGATTGGGCTTATGGTCCTGTTCAGTCTTCCCTTTATGACCTGACAGAACTAGATACGACTGCAGACAACTCATTACTGGAGATTATTGTTTATAACACAAATATTGGT AACCGTCATGAAATGTTGACTTTGGAGCCCCTGCATTCACTACTgagaatgaaatggaaaaaatttgCAAGGCACATGTTCTTTATGTcatgttgtttttatttcatatacAACATAATATTAACATTGGTTTCCTACTATAGACCCCGAAGAGATGAG GCTCCACCCTACCCATTAGCTTTGACACGTAACATGGGATGGTTGCAGTTGCTGGCACAAGTGCTTATTATGATAGCAGCAATATTTTTAGCCATAAAAGAG AGTGTAGCCATCTTTCTGCTAAGACCCTCAGATCTTCAGTCAATTCTGTCAGATGCATGGTTCCACTTTGCATT TTTTATACAAGCAGTGCTTGTGATCTTCTCTGTCTTCTTGTACTTGTTTTCCTACAAAGAACACCTGGTGTGTCTTGTCTTGGCTATGGCCCTAGGATGGGCAAATATGCTGTACTTTACCAGGGGTTTCCAATCCATGGGAATTTATAGTGTCATGATCCAAAAG GTGATCTTACAGGATGTGATAAAATTTTTAGTTGTATACATCGTGTTTTTGCTGGGATTTGGCGTAG CTCTTGCTGCGTTGATTGAGACGTGCCCAAATGACAGTAAATGTCATTCCCACAGGAGTTTGGGCGCTGTTCTGATGGAGCTTTTTAAACTTACCATAGGATTGGGAGATCTGGAGATCCAACAGAATTCAAAATATCCCgtgctgtttcttcttcttctcataACTTATGTATTGTTGACTTTTGTTCTCCTTCTGAACATGCTGATTGCATTAATGGGAGAAACAgtggaaaatatttcaaaagagaGTGAACACATTTGGAGACTCCAG AGAGCCAGGACCATTTTGGAATTTGAAAAAATGTTACCAAAATATCTGAAGAAAAAATTCCAGTTGGGAGAACTGTGTAAAGTGGCTGAAAATGACACTAGAGTATGTTTAAG GATTAATGAAGTGAAATGGACTGAATGGAAAACACATGTTTCATTTATTAATGAAGATCCAGGGCCAACAG gttACAATAGAATTCAAGATACGTCAAGAAGTAATAGCAAAAACACCCTGAATACATTTGATGAAATGGACTATTTGCTAGAAACCACTGTTTAG